The Branchiostoma lanceolatum isolate klBraLanc5 chromosome 17, klBraLanc5.hap2, whole genome shotgun sequence genome contains the following window.
taatcatatatatggtagattttgtctctagtcgtgctgacaccataatatttcaacttgaaactaccgtccgccgcacgcacaattacggtgctgtcggacaggggggcacattaattcgggagagaagattcgtcttgaatatcttaccgctaatcacattttatacagcagctattcattccatccttggcttgaggagagtgctatggatatagacgtgtccaagtaaaaaaaatacacgaaaaaacggccgtaccgctcacatcaggccagttcgggtacaacccgtgtgttgagtcggtagaacttcactcaaagtcggcccatcgtcatcatcgggcaacgtgtaacgttacattattcatgggaagttagctggatgccgtaacaatggtaatactactatgtccatgtgtaccttgttgtgttaggagcaaactttgaggaaaatatcttcctcagtccactatcacacgcagcatttagacaaaaaagtgttcctcacaaacctttgtcgtctgcttgacaacaggattctggttaacaatatggcggcgggaaaatacacgtgccgtaggttgtagcaacagagaggagttttgatgattgatcacacttagaatccagttgcaggttagcaaaagagattgtaataagttgtcttgtaaataattgtgttgagcaggaagcggatgtgacatttttcttataaaccagccgacaaccatgttgtttaattctcccaccaagtcctcagactgttccaataagggacggagagtttttgacctcgtcgccttataatccatgcttatcgaagcttttcagacagtgttctgaatacgtaagtctggcaggtttgcatttctagcggtattacttatgttgcaactagcacatatccctaaataccccgttttcgaaaaatcccgaatttaagtaccccgcgaatttaggttacccaacgttacctgtGCAAGGGGATACTACTGGGATACTACTACGGCCCCTTGGATCAAACATCGCCGTTAGCGATGGTTGGTGAACTAACAAATGGCAAAGGTTATATAGGGACATGTAATGATCAACCTCTCACCTTCGCGTACCTTGACCAATACCCAGCTAGTGTTTACACTACATGTCCTCATGAAAGGGTCACGTCAAAGTTCGACATTGTACTAACGAATCACAAAGGTTATATAAGGACATGTAATGATCAACCTCTCGCCATCACGTACCTTAACTAATACCCAGCTAGTGTTTACACTACATGTCCTCATGAAAGGGTCACGTCAAAgttgacattgtacatgtactaacttaTCACAAAGGTTACATAAGGACATGTAATGATCAACCTCTCGCCATCACGTACCTTAACTAATACCCAGCTAGTGTTTACACTACTTGTCCTCATGAAAGGGTCGCGTCAAAGGTCGACATTGTAGGCCAGGGGAAGTTTTAACCATGTTGAGGCCACTACACCTGTTCTACTGTGCAAGCCTGCTTGGTCTGACCACCATTTcaggcttgttgttgttgttgtaccacTGTGCACCTGTCCTGTACTACCTGTGCACGGGGATACTGCTGGGTTCAGTGGGATACTTTGTGGTTCTGTACTTGGCGCCGAAGAGCCGAGTGAGCGGGAACGGCAAAGCTGTCTTCATTACAGGTAGGACTTTGACTCCAACACCCACAGTCATGAAAATGTTCACCTTTGGTTACCTTTCAAAAGTCATTTTTGGAAAGTCCAGCTTGTGCAGAATTAATGTTTTTATCTAATGCAACAGGTTGTGACAGTGGATTCGGATTTGGACTTGCCAAACGCCTGGACTCGCTGGGCTTCACGGTGTTTGCCGGCTGTCTGCTGGCAGAcagtggtggggaggggtcgAAGAAACTCCGGGCGGAGTGCTCGAGCAGGCTGAGTACTGTTCAGATAGACGTCACTGATGATGGACAGGTGCAAGCCGCTGTACAACAGGTCAAAGATCGTCTATCTTCCGAAGGCAAGAACCCATATTCTTAGTCAGACAGTAAATACTTTGTGCTCTGACCGTCTTGGCAATTTTTAATGTGATCATGTAAAGGCAGTCAGAAATGTTACCTATTGTCCTTTTTATTACAAACGTCCTCTCCCTTGTTTATAGATTCAATTATTGGCTTGTTCCAACATATTACAACAGGTATTTACGCACTGGTGAACAATGCTGGAGTCTGGCAGCCGGGAGAGATAGAGTGGGTCAGCATCGCCGCCTACCGACAAGTCATGGAAGTGAACACGTTCGGTACTGTTCGGGTAACCAAGGCGTTCTTGCCTCTGATTCGTAAGGCCAAAGGTGAGGGGTCATTGGTTTCCTCCTTTGCAGCGAATACTTACGTCACTTAGTACTTGAGAAATGTAGCTATGCTCATATATTCCACAAACGAAGGCCGCCAGGACACAGTCACTGAACGTGTTCACTAGTAATCGTACCTCATATCTTTCCTTGTTGAGATATGACATCGATCGTGTTGAGTAACGACACACCAGTCCCAAGTTATAAAAATCGGTTAACTAGATTTGCAAACAGCATTGAAGGGTATTTCTTTTAAGAATACCACACTAACTTGAAATCTGTTATCTGCGGTAGGACGAGTTGTGAACATCTCCAGTGTGGGGGGTCTTCACGCAGGCCCGATGGCTGGGGCCTACTCCATGACTAAGGCGGCTGTGGAATTTTTCTCGGACGCACTCAGGTATGTTCTCgtaatcatacatgtagatgtctatGTCACGCGGACATTTCAATCATTTGAATATCCTAGAATGAACTAGAGAACTAATAATGATACAGCTAGTCTAtatctttctttcaaattttacGTCCTCCTTACGAACATCCGAATCCGACTTTCAACGCTCTAATGAcgctttgggctcctttaagGCATGAGATGCACAAGTGGGGTGTCAACGTCGTCATTGTGGAGCCCGCTAGCTTTGCAACGGCGACAGGTATTGTCGTGGAAAAGGTGtacaacaagtacatggagGTACGGTCATGACACCTACGTTAATATACGTCGCATTTTAAATCGCTTTTTGAAAATTGCCGTAGATTCTCCCAGGTTTGTAAAATGCTATTTTGtaagttatgcaaattcatgATTAAGATAAAACTTCTATTGCTTACTACACAGGACCTGCGGAATAATATGGAAGAAGCTGTGAAGGGGGATTATGGCATGGAGTACTTCGACTTGAAAGTAAAACAACTCAGCGCCATGATTGATAATTGTCACTCTAAGGATCCTTCG
Protein-coding sequences here:
- the LOC136423130 gene encoding estradiol 17-beta-dehydrogenase 2-like, producing MLRPLHLFYCASLLGLTTISGLLLLLYHCAPVLYYLCTGILLGSVGYFVVLYLAPKSRVSGNGKAVFITGCDSGFGFGLAKRLDSLGFTVFAGCLLADSGGEGSKKLRAECSSRLSTVQIDVTDDGQVQAAVQQVKDRLSSEGKNPYS
- the LOC136423129 gene encoding D-beta-hydroxybutyrate dehydrogenase, mitochondrial-like isoform X2, giving the protein MAGAYSMTKAAVEFFSDALRHEMHKWGVNVVIVEPASFATATGIVVEKVYNKYMEDLRNNMEEAVKGDYGMEYFDLKVKQLSAMIDNCHSKDPSPVVAAMVDAVTLTTPSHRYLVGSSFEDYVTWMWLGYFPTRWTDSTVLT